A window of Lacibacter sediminis contains these coding sequences:
- a CDS encoding RteC domain-containing protein: protein MKQKTTFFQVFEKKRNEIQNIMLEKYRETIEQARDESKLEIHSKELNELYNAHRQQLYKLGKNSRFLIEIDDSLKANKNETFENLFNANILQISKKEGDGVIIDLAQLDAISKAISEIRRLTNEYLTEDKKENVSKQIELQWKGGELELVHLVYSLFHAKLLTNGKNQITHLVEQVAEAFNHKLGKNWQINLSESINDRKADYQPKVIEKIVKAYTDYSNKQIEINEKKDA, encoded by the coding sequence ATGAAACAAAAGACAACATTTTTTCAAGTGTTTGAAAAGAAACGTAATGAAATTCAAAATATAATGCTTGAAAAGTACCGGGAAACAATTGAACAGGCAAGAGATGAATCGAAGCTTGAAATTCATTCGAAGGAATTAAATGAACTTTACAATGCACACAGGCAGCAACTATACAAACTCGGCAAAAACAGTAGATTTCTCATAGAAATAGACGACTCGTTAAAGGCAAATAAAAATGAAACATTTGAAAACCTTTTCAATGCAAATATTTTACAAATTTCTAAAAAAGAAGGAGATGGTGTTATAATTGATCTTGCTCAATTGGATGCTATAAGTAAAGCTATATCAGAGATTCGAAGATTAACAAATGAATACCTGACAGAGGATAAAAAGGAAAATGTATCAAAGCAAATAGAATTGCAATGGAAAGGCGGTGAGCTTGAACTTGTTCACCTTGTCTATTCATTGTTTCATGCAAAACTTTTAACGAATGGTAAAAATCAAATCACGCATCTTGTAGAGCAAGTTGCAGAGGCGTTTAATCATAAGTTGGGTAAAAACTGGCAAATAAATTTATCCGAAAGCATAAATGATCGAAAGGCTGATTATCAACCAAAAGTAATTGAGAAAATAGTAAAGGCATATACTGATTACTCCAATAAGCAAATAGAAATAAATGAAAAAAAAGATGCCTAA
- a CDS encoding 3-keto-disaccharide hydrolase produces MRQYSFLAILVTVILFGCNSSKKTQAADEWKPLFNGKDMNDWTVKIHHHDVGVNFGNTFRVEEDMIKVRYDQYSNFNEQFGHLYYKTPYSYYHLKLEYRFVGEWFKTAPSYTLRNSGVMFHSQDPRSMPKEQDWPISVEMQFLGGLSDGKPRSTGNMCSPGTEVVQKGTIVPSHCINSSSKTYDGEQWVSAELIVLGDSLITHIINGDTVLQYSKPQIGGGVVARYDPKIKQDGKLLSSGFIALQSEGQPIDFRNIRIKDLSAKYKKK; encoded by the coding sequence ATGCGCCAGTACTCATTTCTTGCAATACTTGTAACTGTCATTCTTTTCGGTTGTAACTCATCAAAGAAAACACAGGCAGCTGACGAATGGAAGCCACTCTTCAACGGCAAAGACATGAACGACTGGACCGTTAAGATCCATCATCATGATGTGGGTGTTAACTTCGGCAACACTTTTCGTGTGGAAGAAGATATGATCAAAGTGCGTTATGATCAGTACAGCAATTTCAATGAACAGTTTGGTCATCTTTATTACAAAACGCCCTACTCTTACTATCATCTCAAACTCGAATACCGTTTTGTGGGCGAATGGTTCAAAACAGCACCCTCTTATACGTTACGCAACAGCGGTGTCATGTTTCATTCGCAAGATCCACGCAGCATGCCGAAAGAACAGGACTGGCCTATCTCAGTTGAAATGCAATTCCTCGGTGGATTAAGTGATGGCAAACCAAGATCAACAGGTAATATGTGTTCACCCGGAACTGAGGTGGTGCAGAAGGGCACAATTGTTCCTTCGCATTGCATCAACTCTTCTTCAAAAACCTATGATGGCGAGCAATGGGTAAGTGCAGAATTGATTGTGTTGGGCGATTCTTTGATCACTCATATCATCAATGGCGATACGGTATTGCAATATTCAAAACCACAAATTGGAGGTGGCGTTGTTGCCCGTTATGATCCCAAAATAAAACAGGATGGAAAATTATTGAGCAGTGGTTTTATTGCTTTGCAAAGCGAAGGTCAACCAATTGATTTCAGAAACATCCGCATCAAAGATCTTTCAGCGAAATACAAAAAGAAATAA
- a CDS encoding sensor histidine kinase, producing the protein MISQSSTEFELLPFFELTPDLVCIAGKDGYFRKINQSVIDKLGYTKEELFSRLISSFIHPDDREQTQLTRVKMIEGQPLVNFQNRYIHKNGSIIWLEWTSIYFADKELVFAIAKDVTRRKETELQIEEKYIRFKGLANHFKGSIERDRKYLSVELHEELAQLLAVLKIDIDWIKAKQADLPEDVSNRLEHAGIITELLIKTIQRISFTISPGMLNDLGLVETLRWHCNEFSLVASIDCRLQGNCNDALLSKEMQLDLFRICQEALHNILYHAEATVASLTITETDTELSFIITDNGKGFDVTAVQQSNGLTVMKERAASINAEVTVTSKPGSGTEVSVKLKK; encoded by the coding sequence ATGATCTCTCAAAGTTCCACTGAATTTGAACTCTTACCTTTTTTTGAACTCACCCCTGATCTTGTTTGCATTGCAGGGAAAGATGGTTATTTCCGTAAGATCAATCAATCGGTCATTGATAAGCTTGGATATACCAAGGAAGAATTGTTTTCAAGACTTATCAGCAGTTTTATACACCCCGATGATAGAGAACAAACACAGCTTACACGGGTAAAGATGATCGAAGGGCAGCCGCTTGTTAATTTTCAGAACAGGTATATTCATAAAAACGGCAGTATTATCTGGCTTGAATGGACATCCATTTATTTTGCTGATAAAGAATTGGTTTTTGCCATTGCCAAAGATGTAACACGACGTAAAGAAACGGAACTGCAAATTGAAGAAAAATATATTCGCTTTAAAGGCTTAGCAAATCATTTCAAAGGTAGTATTGAACGTGACCGGAAATATCTTTCCGTTGAGCTGCACGAAGAGCTTGCGCAATTGCTGGCCGTGTTAAAAATTGATATTGACTGGATCAAAGCAAAGCAGGCAGATTTGCCGGAAGATGTTTCGAACAGACTTGAACATGCCGGCATTATTACTGAACTCCTGATCAAAACCATTCAGCGTATTTCGTTTACCATCAGCCCCGGTATGTTGAATGATCTTGGATTGGTTGAAACATTGCGATGGCATTGCAATGAGTTTAGTCTTGTTGCTTCAATCGACTGCAGGTTGCAGGGAAATTGTAACGATGCTTTGCTGAGTAAAGAAATGCAGCTTGATCTGTTCCGCATTTGCCAGGAAGCATTGCATAACATACTTTATCATGCTGAAGCTACTGTTGCCTCGCTGACTATAACAGAAACGGACACTGAACTTTCTTTTATTATTACGGATAACGGAAAAGGATTTGATGTTACAGCCGTGCAGCAAAGCAATGGCTTAACTGTAATGAAAGAACGGGCTGCTTCTATTAATGCTGAAGTTACCGTAACAAGTAAACCCGGAAGCGGAACAGAAGTAAGTGTGAAGCTGAAGAAATAA
- a CDS encoding VapE domain-containing protein, producing the protein MTNTLTSNENLSHSKSTEISFFKTFFVPPKERITIERLFELIKTGGDFKENIQKIRLESNKELRNGRKKLLPAVTVSGLFENERKASNLGTHSGFLQIDFDEVSDPFSAIELLKKDTYCYACFLSPSGNGVKLIVKIANQKNQHTTCFRQLENYYKTTYNFTVDKSCKDVSRLMFLSWDENIFVNENSAVWEILIADNKNKFSSLLESFQKRENFVSGNRNNFVFKLSLECYKANIKMHEVVQLVSEKFATDGFTVDEIERTVASAYKSKESVVKESKGEDQHTSYSLLKRAENYLERKYQIRLNEVSGRIEYNEKSKNDRFRELNENNIYRELQHQGISLSLNKITSLLLSDFVPLYNPFLNYFENLKPYDSKVDPDYIDKICSYLPVNDMERFRLHFRKMLVRCIACALEPTVFNKQVFVFVGEGQNTGKSTFCRWLCPDDLGEYLTEYVNTDKDGLIVLATNFLINMDELATLSKAEINSLKSFISKDKINIRLPFAKRSSVHPRRANFIGSTNNDEFLTDETGSVRWLCFELTGKLNFNYKKDIKIDDIWRQAYSLYKDDFEYQLTADEIKENEKVNNRYLVSSQEVQLIQKHFLPANRENGEFYDATDILNFIVGKYSHIKSNTRSIGKAMKSLGFARSTKYDSEKRFSNYGYFVELISMQN; encoded by the coding sequence ATGACCAATACGCTTACCTCCAACGAGAATTTAAGTCATAGCAAATCTACAGAAATTTCATTTTTTAAAACGTTTTTCGTTCCTCCAAAAGAGAGGATTACAATAGAACGACTTTTTGAATTAATTAAGACAGGAGGCGATTTTAAGGAGAATATTCAAAAAATTAGACTGGAATCAAATAAAGAACTTCGAAATGGGAGAAAAAAATTACTTCCAGCTGTAACGGTATCTGGGTTATTCGAAAACGAAAGAAAAGCAAGCAACTTAGGTACTCATTCGGGGTTTCTGCAAATAGATTTTGATGAAGTTTCAGATCCATTTTCGGCCATTGAGTTATTAAAGAAAGATACCTATTGCTATGCTTGTTTTTTGAGCCCAAGCGGAAATGGAGTAAAACTTATTGTTAAAATAGCAAATCAAAAAAATCAGCATACAACTTGTTTTCGACAGCTAGAAAACTATTATAAAACTACTTACAATTTTACGGTAGACAAATCTTGTAAGGATGTAAGTCGACTTATGTTTCTAAGCTGGGATGAGAATATTTTTGTTAATGAAAATTCGGCAGTTTGGGAAATACTAATCGCTGACAACAAGAATAAATTTTCCTCTTTGTTAGAGAGTTTCCAGAAACGGGAAAATTTCGTGTCTGGTAATAGAAATAATTTTGTTTTTAAATTATCCTTAGAGTGCTATAAAGCAAATATTAAAATGCATGAAGTTGTACAACTTGTTTCCGAAAAGTTTGCTACCGATGGCTTCACCGTTGACGAAATTGAACGCACGGTAGCCAGCGCATACAAAAGTAAAGAATCAGTAGTAAAAGAATCAAAGGGAGAAGATCAACATACTTCATATTCATTGTTAAAACGTGCAGAAAATTATTTAGAAAGGAAGTATCAAATCAGACTAAATGAAGTAAGCGGAAGGATTGAATACAATGAAAAATCAAAAAACGATCGCTTTAGAGAGCTTAATGAAAACAACATCTATAGAGAGTTACAACATCAGGGGATCTCTCTTTCATTAAATAAAATAACTTCTCTACTGCTTTCCGATTTTGTACCGCTATACAACCCTTTTCTAAATTATTTTGAAAATCTCAAACCTTATGACAGCAAAGTTGATCCCGACTACATAGACAAAATATGTAGTTACTTGCCTGTAAATGATATGGAAAGATTTAGACTACATTTTAGGAAGATGCTTGTTCGTTGTATTGCTTGTGCTTTAGAGCCGACGGTGTTTAATAAACAGGTATTCGTTTTTGTTGGAGAAGGACAAAATACTGGAAAGTCTACATTCTGCCGTTGGCTATGTCCAGATGATTTGGGGGAATACTTAACTGAATATGTCAACACTGATAAAGACGGGTTGATTGTTTTAGCTACAAACTTTCTGATAAACATGGACGAACTAGCAACTTTATCAAAAGCAGAAATTAATTCACTCAAGAGTTTTATAAGTAAAGACAAAATAAATATTCGACTTCCCTTTGCAAAACGAAGCAGCGTGCATCCCCGACGGGCAAATTTTATAGGATCTACCAACAATGACGAATTTCTTACAGATGAAACTGGAAGCGTTCGGTGGCTTTGCTTTGAGTTAACTGGAAAATTAAATTTTAATTATAAAAAAGACATAAAGATTGATGACATCTGGCGGCAAGCATATTCACTTTATAAAGACGATTTTGAATATCAACTAACTGCCGATGAGATTAAAGAGAATGAAAAGGTGAATAATAGGTATTTGGTTAGCAGCCAGGAAGTACAATTAATTCAAAAGCATTTTCTCCCTGCCAATCGTGAAAATGGGGAATTTTATGATGCCACTGATATTTTGAATTTCATAGTTGGGAAATACTCACATATTAAGTCAAATACACGGAGTATTGGAAAAGCAATGAAAAGCTTAGGATTTGCCAGATCGACAAAATATGATTCTGAAAAAAGATTCAGCAATTACGGCTATTTTGTAGAATTGATTTCTATGCAAAATTAA
- a CDS encoding DUF2911 domain-containing protein produces the protein MKKFCLLLFSSTLFLSSFAQIPLTVAPSGGNKKASVSERIGLTDVTIHYDRPAVKGREGKVWGELVPVGFTDPGFGSSKSAPWRAGANENTTIEFSTDVTVEGKPVKAGRYGLFLAYDPNGSTLILSNNSTSWGHYYYNAKEDALRVPLKAVASDKSVEWLKYEFLNESEAGATVALQWEKLMFPFRIETDYVKEQIASFRRELRTEKGFIWQSWNQAASWCLQRNTNLEEALLWADSATSRGFGGDRVFGAWAVKAQLLEKFGRANDAAAVMKQAMTFGNMQDLHQYGRQLLQLKKVKEALDVFKQNHDKNPNQFTTLMGLVRGYSANADYKNALKYANLALPLAPDQPNKNNVQTMINKLKEGKDVN, from the coding sequence ATGAAAAAATTCTGTTTACTGTTATTCAGCAGCACTCTCTTCCTTTCTTCGTTTGCACAAATTCCGTTGACTGTTGCACCGAGTGGCGGCAATAAAAAAGCATCGGTGAGTGAACGTATCGGCTTAACTGATGTAACCATTCATTATGATCGTCCGGCTGTGAAAGGACGTGAAGGGAAAGTGTGGGGCGAACTTGTTCCCGTTGGTTTTACTGATCCCGGTTTTGGCAGCAGCAAATCTGCTCCATGGCGTGCAGGTGCCAATGAAAATACAACCATTGAATTCAGCACTGATGTGACGGTGGAAGGCAAACCGGTTAAAGCCGGTCGTTATGGTTTGTTTCTTGCGTATGATCCAAATGGATCAACCTTGATCTTATCGAACAACTCCACTTCATGGGGACATTATTATTACAATGCGAAAGAAGATGCCCTTCGTGTTCCTTTAAAAGCGGTTGCATCAGATAAATCAGTTGAATGGCTGAAGTACGAATTCCTGAATGAAAGTGAAGCCGGTGCTACCGTGGCGTTGCAGTGGGAAAAACTCATGTTCCCTTTTCGTATTGAAACCGATTATGTGAAAGAGCAGATCGCTTCATTTCGCAGAGAATTACGTACCGAGAAAGGGTTCATCTGGCAAAGCTGGAACCAGGCCGCAAGCTGGTGTTTGCAACGCAACACCAATTTAGAAGAAGCATTGCTTTGGGCCGATTCTGCAACTTCCCGTGGCTTTGGTGGTGATCGTGTATTTGGCGCATGGGCAGTAAAAGCGCAACTATTGGAAAAGTTTGGTCGTGCAAATGACGCCGCTGCCGTAATGAAACAGGCAATGACGTTCGGTAACATGCAGGATCTGCATCAATATGGCCGGCAATTACTGCAATTGAAAAAAGTAAAAGAAGCATTGGACGTATTCAAACAAAATCATGATAAGAACCCGAACCAGTTTACAACGTTAATGGGACTTGTGCGTGGTTATTCTGCAAATGCTGATTATAAAAATGCATTGAAATATGCAAACCTGGCTTTGCCATTAGCACCTGACCAGCCTAATAAAAATAATGTGCAGACGATGATCAATAAACTGAAAGAAGGAAAAGATGTGAATTGA
- a CDS encoding AAA family ATPase, producing the protein MQTQFQFLTDLARQYQVYSDKPKQLFNAINNLSKDAVEDIYKEYGDPERDFKPVNLLRSEIARKRLQGQTINEELVEEIKEKIRTKDTKYFSHQKPAFLKQLEDYELFKRDLFTNWKNPWSVFHAFFYRNQVRETVESYLEQIGENLLIELELKDYTFHSVGFQGATNFGSSWCWLALYPVTKESHMDSYQFFVRFSLYPVAGRMAGHALKGAEPEDLKDAPTYKDVLANLMSLKAGIIKLNNSLRNYFKFAPGSQASEWEKFYREKVIAIDFDFKDLNNFESRAQMNESIGLASNDKSNKTWNLWQFRKANIGDVVFASKGVNTCLGIGIIEGDYYYDTSTDSFSHKRAVRWITNKVYQYKSNTLKKYKNLFRPDTFSPTVVYEFILGEFVRLYPELVSVFEANNIKINTNLIESAPIEEAESEYEVATDENEPLNFWWLNANPDIWKISDHVEGQRQTYTTHNQKGNKRRVYKYFTTAKPGDLIIGYESTPTKQIKAIYEVTKGIHNTPNGEEIEFELIEKLELPVHWNELKNNPTLQECEVFINNQGSLFKLTEDEYDIIREIIDEKNIATEKLQSSGLKKYRFSEDADKPFISENDFKRTVDLLKRKKNIILQGPPGVGKTFIARKLAYEIMQEVKDANIEMVQFHQSYSYEDFIQGLRPTKKGSFDLKEGVFYLFCTRALAHPDRPFFFIIDEINRGNLSKIFGELMMLIESDKRHEKYALKLTYAENEKDRFYVPENLYIIGTMNTADRSLAIVDYALRRRFAFITLQPDYGDNFRSFLKGKGITAPMVEHICSSIAKLNDRIKEDINLGEGFQIGHSYFCNYSTNEDEGHWWSDIINYELKPLLEEIWFDESAKVTDVLKQLSR; encoded by the coding sequence ATGCAAACACAATTTCAATTTTTAACAGACTTAGCAAGACAATATCAAGTTTATTCGGACAAACCGAAACAACTTTTCAATGCAATAAATAATCTTTCAAAAGATGCTGTCGAAGATATTTATAAAGAGTATGGCGATCCTGAAAGAGATTTTAAGCCGGTTAACTTATTGCGTTCGGAAATTGCAAGAAAGCGATTGCAGGGGCAAACAATAAATGAAGAACTTGTAGAGGAAATAAAAGAAAAGATCAGAACAAAAGATACTAAGTATTTCAGCCATCAAAAGCCGGCTTTCTTAAAGCAGCTTGAAGATTATGAATTATTCAAAAGAGATTTATTTACCAACTGGAAGAACCCTTGGAGTGTTTTTCATGCATTCTTTTATCGAAATCAAGTAAGAGAAACGGTTGAAAGCTATTTGGAACAAATAGGAGAAAACTTACTAATCGAACTTGAATTAAAGGATTATACTTTCCATTCGGTAGGATTTCAAGGTGCAACAAATTTCGGTAGTTCATGGTGTTGGCTTGCGCTTTATCCAGTTACGAAAGAATCTCACATGGACAGCTATCAGTTTTTCGTTCGGTTTAGCTTGTATCCTGTAGCCGGACGGATGGCAGGTCATGCTTTGAAAGGAGCAGAACCAGAGGATTTAAAAGATGCCCCTACCTATAAAGACGTACTAGCTAATTTGATGAGTTTAAAAGCAGGTATTATTAAGTTGAATAACTCACTTAGAAACTATTTCAAATTTGCACCCGGCAGTCAGGCATCCGAATGGGAAAAGTTTTACAGAGAAAAAGTTATTGCGATAGATTTTGATTTTAAAGATCTCAACAATTTTGAATCAAGAGCCCAAATGAATGAGTCGATTGGGCTTGCAAGCAATGACAAATCAAATAAAACATGGAACCTGTGGCAATTTAGAAAAGCTAACATTGGCGACGTTGTATTTGCTTCAAAAGGTGTAAATACTTGCCTGGGAATTGGCATAATTGAAGGAGATTATTACTACGACACATCAACAGACAGCTTCAGTCATAAAAGGGCGGTTAGATGGATTACAAATAAAGTCTATCAATACAAATCCAATACATTAAAAAAATATAAGAATTTATTCCGCCCCGATACATTTAGCCCAACTGTAGTATACGAATTTATTTTAGGCGAATTTGTAAGACTATACCCAGAGCTGGTAAGTGTATTTGAAGCTAACAATATAAAAATAAATACTAATTTAATCGAGAGTGCCCCAATCGAAGAAGCAGAAAGCGAGTATGAAGTAGCCACAGATGAAAATGAACCATTAAACTTTTGGTGGCTTAATGCAAACCCTGACATTTGGAAAATCAGCGATCATGTTGAAGGGCAAAGACAAACCTATACTACTCACAATCAAAAGGGAAACAAAAGAAGGGTTTATAAATACTTTACTACGGCCAAACCAGGGGATTTAATTATTGGATATGAAAGTACTCCCACGAAGCAAATCAAGGCTATTTATGAAGTAACAAAAGGGATTCATAACACACCCAACGGTGAAGAAATAGAATTTGAATTAATTGAAAAATTAGAATTGCCCGTCCATTGGAATGAGCTGAAAAATAATCCAACACTTCAAGAGTGTGAAGTTTTCATAAACAATCAAGGAAGCTTATTTAAGTTAACAGAGGATGAATATGATATTATCAGGGAAATCATAGATGAAAAAAATATTGCTACCGAAAAACTACAAAGTAGTGGCCTAAAAAAATACAGGTTTAGTGAGGATGCAGATAAACCATTCATTAGTGAAAATGATTTCAAAAGAACAGTTGACTTACTAAAGAGAAAGAAGAATATTATTTTGCAGGGTCCTCCCGGTGTTGGCAAGACTTTCATTGCCCGAAAATTGGCGTATGAAATAATGCAGGAAGTAAAAGATGCAAATATTGAGATGGTGCAATTTCATCAATCATACAGCTATGAAGATTTTATACAAGGACTTAGGCCAACAAAAAAGGGAAGCTTTGATTTAAAGGAGGGAGTTTTTTACCTATTCTGTACACGGGCTTTGGCTCATCCCGACCGGCCTTTCTTTTTTATCATTGACGAAATTAACAGAGGTAATCTAAGTAAGATATTTGGAGAATTAATGATGTTAATAGAATCAGACAAAAGGCATGAAAAATATGCCCTGAAATTAACATACGCTGAAAACGAAAAAGATCGTTTCTATGTGCCTGAAAATCTTTACATCATTGGCACAATGAATACAGCAGATCGTTCCTTGGCAATAGTTGACTATGCCTTGAGAAGAAGATTTGCCTTTATAACATTGCAGCCTGACTATGGCGATAATTTCCGTTCATTCTTAAAAGGAAAAGGGATAACCGCTCCGATGGTTGAACATATTTGTTCATCAATTGCAAAACTAAATGATCGTATAAAAGAAGACATTAACCTTGGCGAAGGTTTCCAAATAGGGCACAGCTACTTTTGTAATTATTCTACAAATGAAGATGAAGGCCATTGGTGGAGTGATATTATAAATTATGAGTTAAAGCCACTTTTGGAAGAAATTTGGTTCGATGAATCAGCAAAGGTTACAGATGTTTTAAAACAACTATCAAGGTAA
- a CDS encoding helix-turn-helix domain-containing protein codes for MAQNIIVQFTEFEFRELLKNCIAEGIKENTQAAQETSNKLFSVREAAIFLNLAPQTLYGFTSNRTIPFIKKGKKLYFKQSDLELWLTDGKKESVAEIAKSFDVKIKGGKQ; via the coding sequence ATGGCACAAAACATCATTGTTCAATTCACAGAGTTTGAATTTAGGGAGCTTCTTAAAAATTGCATAGCTGAAGGCATTAAGGAGAACACCCAGGCGGCTCAAGAAACGTCAAACAAACTCTTTAGTGTTAGAGAAGCTGCAATATTTTTAAATCTTGCACCTCAAACCTTGTACGGCTTTACTTCAAACCGTACGATCCCTTTTATCAAAAAAGGGAAGAAACTTTATTTTAAACAGTCTGATTTGGAATTATGGCTTACCGATGGGAAGAAAGAATCGGTAGCAGAGATCGCTAAATCATTTGACGTTAAAATAAAAGGAGGTAAGCAATGA
- the mcrC gene encoding 5-methylcytosine-specific restriction endonuclease system specificity protein McrC has product MQIPIENIYYLLCYAWNKLDEKDRVAVSIDDKTELLDLFAKVLINASKMLLKRGIDKNYIDHTEEIAGVKGKIQISQTLKSNLLSKQRTICTFDDFSANIISNRILVSTIHRLIRTKELDKALKDELVSLQRMFSGIDQIEISISLFKQIRLNRNNRFYGFVMNVCQIIYESTFPSEEQGKYKFSDFTRDDKKMNQLFESFIRNFYKIEQAKYSTVKKETIDWSFTNTDEESQGYLPKMETDITLENDLEKIIIDAKFYRETMTLNYDKERIKSANLYQLFSYLLNQEDGTAKNQQAKGILLYPTIETDYNLNFQYKQHEIQIRTINLNSNWKNIANRLKEIAGIENNTIKA; this is encoded by the coding sequence ATGCAGATACCGATAGAAAATATTTACTATCTCCTTTGCTACGCTTGGAATAAGCTGGATGAAAAAGACCGGGTGGCAGTTTCAATAGATGATAAGACGGAGTTGCTTGATTTATTTGCAAAGGTTCTTATTAATGCAAGCAAAATGCTTTTGAAAAGAGGCATTGACAAAAACTATATTGACCATACGGAGGAAATAGCAGGAGTAAAAGGTAAAATCCAAATAAGCCAAACACTAAAATCTAATTTACTTTCAAAGCAAAGAACGATTTGCACATTTGACGATTTTTCAGCAAATATCATTTCAAACCGAATTTTAGTTTCTACTATTCATCGACTAATAAGAACAAAGGAACTTGACAAAGCTTTAAAAGATGAGTTAGTTAGTTTGCAACGGATGTTTTCCGGTATAGATCAAATTGAAATATCTATTTCACTCTTTAAGCAAATCAGACTAAATCGAAATAACCGCTTTTATGGCTTTGTAATGAATGTTTGCCAAATTATTTACGAAAGTACATTCCCGTCCGAGGAGCAAGGAAAGTATAAGTTTTCAGACTTTACAAGGGATGATAAAAAGATGAATCAACTCTTTGAATCGTTTATAAGAAATTTCTACAAAATTGAACAGGCAAAATATTCTACTGTAAAAAAGGAAACAATTGATTGGAGCTTTACAAATACGGATGAGGAAAGCCAAGGTTATTTGCCAAAGATGGAAACTGATATAACATTAGAGAATGATCTTGAAAAAATTATAATTGATGCAAAGTTTTATCGGGAAACAATGACATTGAACTATGATAAAGAAAGGATCAAATCTGCAAACTTATATCAGCTATTCAGTTACTTACTAAATCAGGAAGACGGTACGGCAAAAAATCAGCAAGCAAAAGGAATTTTACTTTATCCAACTATTGAAACTGACTACAATTTGAATTTTCAATATAAACAGCATGAAATTCAAATCAGAACGATAAACTTAAATTCAAATTGGAAAAACATAGCCAACCGGTTAAAGGAAATTGCCGGAATAGAAAATAATACTATTAAAGCATAA
- a CDS encoding MBL fold metallo-hydrolase → MNFTVYRKELVLMQCHILEIAFPFNGETNFLYPVVLQNEQHVLLVDCGYAGFLPLLEKALSNHQLSVHQLTGMIITHHDIDHMGAAAELKKNHPALQIYSSAIEAPFISGKQKSLRLIQAEQMLDSIPEEYKTGALQFIELLKGMQTLPVDHFLAFNREVDWLRGIEVIHTPGHMPGHISIYIRQSKTLIAADAVVIENGILEIANPQFTLDLDDALRSVEKLKQLEIDQLICYHGGLMQKDIPGQLEQLLMRYKQVSTKPA, encoded by the coding sequence ATGAACTTTACAGTTTACAGAAAAGAACTTGTATTGATGCAGTGCCACATTCTCGAAATAGCATTTCCATTCAACGGAGAAACAAATTTTTTATACCCGGTTGTACTGCAAAATGAGCAGCACGTATTGTTGGTTGATTGCGGCTATGCCGGCTTTTTACCATTGCTGGAGAAAGCTTTATCAAATCATCAGCTTTCTGTCCATCAACTGACCGGTATGATCATTACACATCATGACATTGACCATATGGGAGCCGCAGCCGAGTTGAAAAAAAATCATCCTGCATTACAGATTTACAGTTCAGCTATTGAGGCTCCGTTTATAAGCGGCAAACAAAAATCGTTACGATTGATACAGGCAGAACAGATGCTGGATTCAATTCCTGAAGAATATAAAACGGGCGCTTTGCAGTTTATTGAATTGCTCAAAGGCATGCAAACTCTTCCTGTTGATCATTTTTTAGCATTTAATCGTGAAGTTGATTGGCTCAGGGGTATTGAGGTCATACACACTCCCGGACATATGCCTGGCCACATTTCCATCTACATCAGGCAAAGTAAAACGTTGATTGCGGCGGATGCAGTAGTCATTGAAAACGGAATATTAGAAATTGCTAACCCGCAGTTTACATTGGATCTAGATGACGCATTGCGGTCTGTAGAAAAACTAAAGCAACTGGAAATTGATCAGTTGATCTGTTATCATGGCGGATTAATGCAAAAAGATATTCCCGGCCAACTGGAACAATTATTGATGCGATATAAACAGGTTTCAACAAAACCTGCATGA